From the genome of Streptomyces sp. NBC_01116, one region includes:
- a CDS encoding Ohr family peroxiredoxin: protein MDALYTAAATANGREGRAVSSDGQIDLPLAMPPALGGNGRGTNPEQLFAAGYAACFASAMAAVGREMKVDTKDASVTAEVSIGKDGDGFGLSVVMRVELPDTLAGEAGRTLVEATHAYCPYSKATRGNIDVELVVE from the coding sequence ATGGACGCGTTGTACACCGCCGCCGCCACCGCCAACGGCCGCGAGGGCCGTGCCGTGAGTTCGGACGGTCAGATCGACCTCCCCCTCGCCATGCCCCCGGCTCTCGGCGGCAACGGCCGGGGCACCAACCCCGAGCAGCTCTTCGCCGCCGGCTACGCCGCCTGTTTCGCCAGCGCGATGGCCGCGGTCGGTCGCGAGATGAAGGTCGACACCAAGGACGCCTCCGTGACCGCCGAGGTCTCCATCGGCAAGGACGGTGACGGCTTCGGGCTCTCGGTGGTCATGCGCGTGGAGCTCCCGGACACCCTCGCGGGCGAGGCCGGGCGCACGCTGGTCGAGGCCACCCACGCCTACTGCCCGTACTCCAAGGCCACCCGGGGAAACATCGACGTCGAGCTGGTCGTCGAGTAG
- a CDS encoding aminoglycoside phosphotransferase family protein — translation MRARLPWGDALRAALGAPGRSRRLSSSPRSRVWRVETAGAPVVVKQMVDGPDADERYDRELAALRLAAGAEPAVVPALLGTAPDDRVLVLEHLDHRHPSGDWIVDYAAALARLHAVARPEHTGLLPRWQGPDAADAASFLRLATALDAPVPPGVPGRLDDLVHRLARTPGHALLHGDPCPGNDLHTTGGTRFIDFEQASLGSGLVELAYLRIGFPTCWCVTAAPVPLLERAEAAYRTAWRAETGDELHDDLTDSCAGWLIRGDALVPRADRQGADHLARIPVRDWKWGTVTARQRLVHRLGVVGCMTAGHDGLSGLSTLCADMRRQMLARWPGLRPVPTRRP, via the coding sequence ATGAGAGCGCGACTGCCGTGGGGGGACGCGTTACGGGCCGCACTGGGCGCTCCGGGGCGCTCCCGACGACTGAGCAGCAGCCCCCGCTCACGTGTGTGGCGGGTGGAGACGGCCGGGGCGCCCGTGGTGGTGAAGCAGATGGTCGACGGCCCCGACGCCGACGAGCGGTACGACCGTGAACTGGCCGCTCTGCGGCTCGCCGCCGGAGCAGAACCGGCTGTGGTGCCCGCGCTGCTGGGTACCGCCCCCGACGACCGGGTGCTGGTCCTGGAGCATCTGGACCACCGACACCCCTCCGGCGACTGGATCGTGGACTACGCGGCGGCACTGGCCAGGCTGCACGCCGTCGCCCGCCCCGAGCACACCGGACTGCTGCCCCGCTGGCAGGGCCCGGACGCTGCCGACGCCGCCTCCTTCCTCCGGCTGGCCACGGCCCTCGACGCCCCCGTCCCTCCCGGAGTGCCCGGCCGGCTCGACGACCTCGTGCACCGGCTCGCCCGCACGCCCGGGCACGCGCTGCTCCACGGCGACCCGTGCCCCGGCAACGACCTGCACACCACCGGCGGGACCCGGTTCATCGACTTCGAACAGGCCTCACTGGGCAGCGGGCTGGTGGAACTCGCCTACCTGCGTATCGGCTTCCCGACCTGCTGGTGTGTCACCGCGGCGCCGGTCCCGCTGCTGGAACGGGCGGAGGCCGCCTACCGCACGGCATGGCGCGCCGAGACCGGCGACGAACTCCACGACGACCTCACCGACTCCTGCGCGGGCTGGCTGATCCGGGGTGACGCCCTGGTCCCGAGAGCCGACCGCCAAGGCGCCGATCACCTGGCCCGGATCCCGGTCCGCGACTGGAAGTGGGGCACCGTGACCGCCCGGCAACGTCTTGTCCACCGGCTGGGTGTCGTCGGCTGCATGACCGCCGGCCACGATGGCCTGAGCGGGCTGAGCACGCTCTGCGCGGACATGCGCCGGCAGATGCTGGCCCGTTGGCCCGGGCTCCGGCCCGTCCCCACCCGACGCCCCTGA
- a CDS encoding TetR/AcrR family transcriptional regulator yields MRTSKRTQILEAATRVVQREGVKSVTFDSVAAEAGLTKGGLLYHFASRDDLVQAIHQHLADRWEADLVAAAGKPAAEATRGERLAAYTRVAIQSATRAELLLMLEGSTNTAHAAVWEAVTERWAPSPASAADDPAALDRFIVRLAADGLWLYESLSTERLDPDMRRAVADRIADALTHRDS; encoded by the coding sequence ATGCGCACCAGCAAACGGACCCAGATCCTCGAAGCGGCCACCCGTGTCGTGCAGCGCGAAGGCGTCAAGAGCGTCACCTTCGACTCCGTCGCCGCGGAGGCGGGACTGACGAAGGGCGGCCTCCTCTACCACTTCGCCTCGCGCGACGACCTCGTCCAGGCGATCCACCAGCATCTGGCCGACCGGTGGGAGGCCGACCTGGTCGCGGCGGCCGGAAAGCCCGCGGCCGAGGCCACTCGGGGGGAACGGCTCGCCGCCTACACCCGGGTCGCCATCCAGAGCGCCACGCGGGCAGAGCTCCTGCTGATGCTCGAAGGCTCGACGAACACCGCGCACGCGGCCGTATGGGAAGCCGTGACGGAACGGTGGGCGCCGTCCCCGGCTTCGGCGGCCGACGATCCGGCCGCGCTCGACCGGTTCATCGTCCGCCTCGCGGCCGACGGCCTGTGGCTCTACGAATCCCTGAGCACGGAGCGACTGGACCCCGACATGCGACGGGCCGTCGCCGACCGCATAGCCGACGCCCTGACCCACCGCGACAGCTGA
- a CDS encoding MarR family winged helix-turn-helix transcriptional regulator: MTTAPGASPDLSGVPDAELLRLDHQVCFSLHAASRAFGGFYRQALKDLGLTYSQYLVMLVLWEHGPQPVKDIGERLRLDSGTLSPLLKRLEAAGLVRRDRSREDERSVLIDLTDEGARLRELALSVPRGVLGATGLSLDEVLGLQEVLGRLTAALGEAADAY; this comes from the coding sequence ATGACCACTGCCCCGGGCGCCTCGCCCGATCTCTCCGGCGTCCCCGACGCGGAGCTGCTGCGACTGGACCACCAGGTCTGCTTCTCGCTGCATGCCGCGTCGCGCGCGTTCGGCGGCTTCTACCGGCAGGCTCTCAAGGACCTGGGCCTCACCTACTCGCAGTACCTGGTCATGCTGGTCCTGTGGGAGCACGGACCCCAGCCGGTCAAGGACATCGGGGAGCGCCTCCGTCTGGACTCCGGGACCCTCTCGCCGCTGCTGAAGCGGCTGGAGGCGGCCGGACTGGTCCGGCGTGACCGCAGCCGCGAGGACGAGCGCTCCGTCCTGATCGACCTGACCGACGAGGGCGCGCGACTGCGTGAGCTCGCACTGTCCGTTCCCCGTGGCGTGCTGGGCGCCACCGGTCTCTCCCTGGACGAGGTTCTCGGCCTGCAGGAAGTCCTGGGCCGCCTCACCGCCGCGCTGGGCGAGGCTGCCGACGCCTACTGA
- the thpR gene encoding RNA 2',3'-cyclic phosphodiesterase, which yields MNEPLEAVTGSPAEERVRATTTRVFLALAPPDDAKDELSRALRPAYDAYPRMRWNRIEDWHITLAFLGELPVTAVPPLIPPLAGLAARRRPLRLALRGGGHFDERVLWTGVTGDLEGLHHLATDVRVLVRERGVSFPERPLRPHLTLARSRRGDHAATVEAATGLAAFAGRSWEAGRLHLVGSNIGRGPGPIHYRDIEAWDFRHGADGT from the coding sequence GTGAACGAACCGCTCGAAGCCGTGACCGGATCCCCTGCGGAGGAACGCGTCCGGGCCACGACGACCCGCGTGTTCCTTGCGCTCGCGCCGCCCGACGACGCGAAGGACGAGCTTTCCCGGGCGCTGCGCCCGGCCTACGACGCCTATCCCCGCATGCGGTGGAACCGTATCGAGGACTGGCACATCACCCTGGCGTTCCTCGGGGAGCTGCCGGTCACCGCCGTCCCGCCCCTGATACCTCCGCTCGCCGGGCTCGCGGCGCGGCGACGGCCCCTGCGGCTGGCGCTGCGCGGCGGCGGGCACTTCGACGAGCGGGTGCTGTGGACCGGCGTCACGGGCGACCTCGAAGGGCTGCATCACCTCGCCACCGACGTACGCGTCCTCGTCCGGGAGCGCGGCGTCTCCTTCCCCGAGCGACCGCTCCGGCCCCATCTGACGCTGGCCCGGTCCCGCCGGGGCGACCACGCGGCCACGGTGGAGGCCGCGACGGGGCTCGCCGCGTTCGCCGGCCGGAGCTGGGAGGCCGGGCGCCTCCACCTGGTCGGCAGCAACATCGGCCGGGGACCGGGACCGATCCACTACCGCGACATCGAGGCGTGGGACTTCCGCCACGGAGCGGACGGGACCTGA
- a CDS encoding maleylpyruvate isomerase N-terminal domain-containing protein, whose amino-acid sequence MDLFSRSWTALRTTVAGLPAEDFERPSGCAGWLVRDLVCHLIIDAQDVLITLVTPAETEPTRDALTYWTVSGTPPPGDDRLDALTVRLAAAYEDPGLLTFHLDDVGSAAGRAARLADPGLRVGTCGEVLTAGDFLSVYVLEWTLHHLDLVSHLPDAAGPPPEGLARSREMVEGICGTAFPASFSDEDVLLVATGRRAPTEAETRELGDLAAALPFVLG is encoded by the coding sequence GTGGATCTCTTCTCACGCTCGTGGACAGCGCTGCGCACGACGGTCGCCGGACTTCCCGCGGAGGACTTCGAACGGCCATCCGGCTGCGCGGGCTGGCTCGTTCGGGATCTGGTGTGCCACCTGATCATCGACGCACAGGACGTCCTGATCACCCTGGTGACGCCCGCGGAGACGGAGCCGACCCGTGACGCGCTGACCTACTGGACCGTGTCCGGCACACCGCCCCCGGGTGACGACCGGCTCGACGCCCTGACCGTGCGGCTGGCCGCCGCCTACGAGGACCCGGGCCTGCTCACGTTCCACCTCGACGACGTGGGCTCCGCCGCGGGCCGCGCCGCCCGGCTCGCCGATCCCGGCCTCCGGGTCGGCACCTGCGGCGAGGTCCTCACCGCGGGCGACTTCCTCTCCGTGTACGTACTGGAGTGGACGCTGCACCACCTCGACCTGGTCAGCCACCTCCCGGACGCGGCAGGACCGCCCCCGGAGGGGCTCGCCCGGTCGAGGGAGATGGTCGAGGGGATCTGCGGGACCGCGTTCCCCGCGTCGTTCTCCGACGAGGACGTACTGCTGGTCGCCACCGGGCGCCGGGCCCCGACCGAGGCCGAGACGCGCGAACTGGGCGACCTGGCAGCCGCTCTCCCGTTCGTCCTCGGTTAG
- a CDS encoding glycoside hydrolase family 6 protein has translation MRIRGTTPHALRRRAAAALSALVMGAALAVAVPGQASAAAARVDNPYAGATAYVNPDWSARAAAEPGGDVIADEPSFVWMDRIAAIGGTPGARGLRAHLDTAVSQGADLFQVVIYNLPGRDCAALASNGELGPTELSRYKDDYIDPIAGILGDPAYASLRIVTLIEPDSLPNLVTNAGGTAGSTPECATMKANGNYEKGIGYALHTLGALPNVYNYVDAAHHGWLGWDSNFVPAAQQFKKAATTEGATVSDVHGFIVNTANYSALKEPHFAVTDSVNGTTVRQSRWVDWNYYVDELSFAKALRTELVRQGFSSDIGMLIDTARNGWGGSARPAGPGPLTSADAYVDGGRTDRRIHAGNWCNQSGAGIGERPTAAPEPGIDAYVWAKPPGESDGSSKPVDNDEGKGFDRMCDPTYTGNGRNGFNLTGALPDSPVAGHWFSGQFQELLRNAHPPLDGGGGEDDTQAPTVPANLRVTAKSSSSVTLAWTASTDDTGVTGYDLLRDGTRVGTTAATTYTDNGVRASTAYSYSVRAKDAAGNVSAGAPAAQVTTEAGGGTGTGALKAEYRNTDGSPTDNQIRMSLRLVNTGSAAIDLSTVTARYWFTSDGGASTFGTACDYAVLGCGNVTHRVRPVSTPVTGAGHYLEVGFGGGSLAAGATTGEIQLRLNKSDWSAFQESDDYSRSANTAFADAPRIGVFTGSTLAWGTAP, from the coding sequence ATGAGAATCAGAGGCACCACCCCGCACGCACTCCGCAGAAGAGCGGCCGCCGCACTGTCCGCCCTGGTCATGGGCGCCGCACTCGCCGTGGCCGTACCCGGACAGGCGTCGGCCGCCGCCGCCCGCGTCGACAACCCCTACGCCGGCGCCACCGCCTACGTGAACCCCGACTGGTCCGCCAGGGCCGCCGCCGAGCCCGGCGGCGACGTCATCGCGGACGAGCCGTCGTTCGTCTGGATGGACCGCATCGCCGCGATCGGCGGCACGCCCGGCGCGCGGGGCCTGCGCGCGCACCTCGACACGGCCGTGAGCCAGGGAGCCGACCTCTTCCAGGTCGTCATCTACAACCTGCCCGGCCGGGACTGCGCCGCCCTCGCGTCCAACGGCGAACTCGGCCCCACCGAGCTGAGCCGCTACAAGGACGACTACATCGACCCCATCGCCGGCATCCTCGGCGACCCCGCCTACGCGAGCCTGCGCATCGTCACGCTCATCGAACCGGACTCGCTGCCCAACCTCGTCACCAACGCCGGAGGGACCGCCGGCTCCACCCCCGAGTGCGCCACGATGAAGGCCAACGGCAACTACGAGAAGGGCATCGGATACGCCCTGCACACCCTGGGCGCCCTGCCCAACGTCTACAACTACGTCGACGCCGCCCACCACGGCTGGCTCGGCTGGGACTCCAACTTCGTCCCCGCCGCCCAGCAGTTCAAGAAGGCCGCGACGACGGAGGGCGCCACCGTCTCCGACGTCCACGGCTTCATCGTGAACACGGCCAACTACTCGGCGCTCAAGGAGCCGCACTTCGCGGTGACCGACTCCGTGAACGGGACCACGGTGCGCCAGTCGCGCTGGGTCGACTGGAACTACTACGTGGACGAACTCTCGTTCGCGAAGGCCCTGCGAACGGAACTGGTCCGCCAGGGCTTCTCCTCCGACATCGGCATGCTCATCGACACCGCCCGCAACGGCTGGGGCGGCTCCGCCCGGCCCGCCGGCCCCGGCCCTCTGACCAGCGCCGACGCCTATGTCGACGGTGGCCGGACCGACCGCCGCATCCACGCCGGCAACTGGTGCAACCAGAGCGGCGCGGGCATCGGCGAGCGTCCCACGGCCGCACCCGAGCCGGGGATCGACGCCTACGTCTGGGCCAAGCCCCCGGGTGAGTCCGACGGCAGCAGCAAGCCCGTCGACAACGACGAGGGCAAGGGCTTCGACCGGATGTGCGATCCGACGTACACCGGCAACGGCCGCAACGGCTTCAACCTCACGGGTGCGCTGCCCGACTCCCCGGTGGCCGGGCACTGGTTCTCCGGACAGTTCCAGGAGCTGCTCCGCAACGCCCACCCGCCGCTGGACGGCGGCGGAGGCGAGGACGACACCCAGGCGCCGACCGTGCCCGCCAACCTGCGCGTGACGGCCAAGTCCAGCAGCAGCGTCACGCTCGCCTGGACGGCGTCCACGGACGACACCGGCGTCACGGGGTACGACCTCCTCCGTGACGGCACCCGAGTGGGCACGACGGCCGCGACGACCTACACCGACAACGGCGTGAGGGCCTCGACCGCCTACAGCTACTCGGTCAGGGCCAAGGACGCGGCGGGCAACGTCTCGGCAGGGGCCCCGGCCGCGCAGGTCACCACCGAGGCGGGCGGCGGCACCGGAACGGGAGCGCTCAAGGCCGAGTACCGCAACACCGACGGCTCTCCGACCGACAACCAGATCCGGATGTCCCTCCGCCTGGTCAACACCGGTTCGGCCGCGATCGACCTGTCCACGGTCACGGCACGCTACTGGTTCACCTCCGACGGCGGCGCGAGCACCTTCGGCACCGCCTGCGACTACGCGGTGCTGGGCTGCGGCAACGTGACGCACCGTGTCCGGCCGGTGAGCACGCCGGTCACCGGCGCCGGCCACTACCTGGAGGTCGGCTTCGGCGGCGGCAGCCTCGCGGCGGGCGCCACGACCGGCGAGATCCAGCTGCGGCTCAACAAGAGCGACTGGTCGGCGTTCCAGGAGAGCGACGACTACAGCCGCTCCGCCAACACCGCCTTCGCCGACGCCCCGAGGATCGGCGTCTTCACCGGCTCCACCCTCGCCTGGGGCACCGCCCCCTGA
- a CDS encoding LysR family transcriptional regulator, with amino-acid sequence MDIEAVRTFVTVADTGQFQEAAVDLRVSQQAVSKRVAALERVLGVALFVRTARGAHPTPDGQAFLPHAREVLRAVERAAASVRPGDRALRVDVLHRRIAPALAVRGFYQAHPGTDLDVVTLADTNVTGAAEALLAGEIDATFRAVPAGALPEGISAERVLDDPLQLLVGPRHPLASARSSAPADLAGHRIWIPGIKQGTEWAAYYDRLAEDFGLRIDAVGPDFGTEALMDSIAESAALATLIGSRDRYVWPAAHDLRRIPVVGPTPVYPHAFLYRTGNPHPVLAALRRHLVRVRPEPPADTWTPGRAR; translated from the coding sequence GTGGACATCGAAGCCGTGCGCACGTTCGTCACCGTCGCGGACACCGGGCAGTTCCAGGAGGCCGCCGTGGACCTGCGCGTCAGCCAGCAGGCCGTCTCCAAGCGCGTGGCGGCCCTGGAACGCGTGCTCGGGGTGGCGTTGTTCGTGCGCACCGCCCGCGGAGCGCACCCCACGCCGGACGGGCAGGCCTTCCTGCCCCACGCCCGCGAGGTCCTGCGGGCCGTGGAGCGGGCCGCCGCATCGGTACGCCCCGGTGACCGGGCGCTGCGCGTGGACGTGCTCCACCGGCGTATCGCCCCGGCGCTGGCGGTTCGCGGCTTCTACCAGGCCCACCCCGGCACGGACCTGGACGTGGTGACGCTCGCGGACACGAACGTGACCGGGGCGGCCGAGGCGCTGCTGGCCGGCGAGATCGACGCGACCTTCCGCGCCGTGCCCGCGGGCGCCCTGCCCGAAGGGATCAGCGCCGAACGCGTCCTGGACGATCCGTTGCAGCTCCTCGTCGGACCGCGCCACCCGCTGGCCTCCGCCCGGTCGTCGGCCCCGGCGGACCTCGCCGGGCACCGGATCTGGATCCCGGGCATCAAGCAGGGAACCGAGTGGGCCGCCTACTACGACCGGCTCGCGGAGGACTTCGGTCTGCGCATCGACGCGGTCGGGCCCGACTTCGGGACCGAGGCGCTGATGGACTCGATCGCCGAATCCGCGGCGCTGGCCACGCTCATCGGCTCCCGGGACCGGTACGTGTGGCCGGCCGCCCACGATCTGCGGCGGATTCCGGTCGTGGGCCCGACTCCGGTCTATCCGCACGCGTTCCTGTACCGGACGGGTAACCCTCACCCGGTGCTGGCGGCGCTGCGCAGGCACCTCGTGCGGGTACGGCCGGAGCCGCCGGCCGACACGTGGACTCCGGGCCGGGCCCGCTGA
- a CDS encoding helix-turn-helix domain-containing protein, producing the protein MTQDDGELDGLVRKRIRALRLAQGWSLEELAARAKVSQSTLSRIENGRRRLALDQLVTLARALDTSLDQLVETATDDVVSNPMIDGAHGQLRWPIKAEPGMTVIRQRLTEPPPDNPSRLRAHPGREWLVVLSGTAILLLGNRRLRIETNQAAEFPTMLPHAIGAEGGPCELLGVFDRDARRGHQRGEGAEKANRPPPPGRSLP; encoded by the coding sequence ATGACGCAAGACGACGGTGAGCTGGACGGTCTGGTACGCAAACGCATCCGCGCCCTCCGTCTGGCCCAGGGCTGGTCCCTGGAGGAGCTGGCCGCCCGGGCGAAGGTCAGTCAGTCCACGCTCAGCCGCATCGAGAACGGCCGGCGCCGGCTGGCGCTGGACCAACTGGTCACCCTCGCCCGCGCCCTGGACACCTCACTCGACCAACTGGTCGAGACCGCCACCGACGACGTCGTCTCCAACCCGATGATCGACGGAGCCCACGGTCAGCTGCGGTGGCCCATCAAGGCGGAGCCCGGCATGACCGTCATCCGTCAGCGTCTGACCGAGCCGCCGCCCGACAACCCCTCCCGGCTGCGCGCGCATCCGGGAAGGGAGTGGCTCGTCGTCCTCTCCGGCACCGCGATCCTGCTCCTGGGCAACCGACGCCTGCGGATCGAGACGAACCAGGCGGCGGAGTTCCCCACGATGCTCCCGCACGCGATCGGCGCCGAGGGCGGGCCGTGCGAGCTGCTGGGCGTCTTCGACCGGGACGCCCGCCGCGGGCATCAGCGCGGCGAAGGCGCGGAGAAGGCGAACCGCCCGCCTCCGCCCGGACGGAGCCTCCCGTGA
- a CDS encoding sorbosone dehydrogenase family protein, with product MKFRTRSSAIIGTLCLVTSLALATASADEPAEPVQPVTASLTEVARAQGPSAGAAGPGDTLWIAERAGTVRVLDDQGLGAPVLDISDETTTDGERGLLGIAFDKAFEHFYISFTGLEGTSTVDEFAVEDGRLQPDTRRTVLTQTQPYANHNGGDIKFGPDGYLYIAFGDGGSGGDPHGNGQKLDTLLGKLLRIDPSGGEPYAIPADNPFVDDANAKDEIWAYGLRNPWRFSFDAGTGDLLIGDVGQSDWEEVDWAPADSKGGENYGWASMEGTHPFRGGTEPANHVPPVHEYDRTGLGCSVTGGFVYRGDALPGLRGSYVFSDYCDGTLRTLQLENGEVTGVGDLGVSGGEVISFVEAGDGELYVLSSNGVVSRVDPA from the coding sequence GTGAAATTTCGCACCAGAAGCTCGGCGATCATCGGCACGCTCTGCCTCGTCACGTCACTGGCGCTGGCCACGGCGTCGGCCGACGAGCCCGCCGAACCGGTCCAGCCGGTGACCGCGTCCCTGACCGAAGTGGCCAGGGCCCAGGGGCCGTCCGCCGGAGCGGCCGGACCCGGTGACACCCTGTGGATCGCCGAACGCGCTGGAACCGTAAGGGTCCTGGACGATCAGGGCCTCGGCGCACCCGTGCTCGACATCTCCGACGAGACCACCACGGACGGCGAACGCGGCCTGCTGGGCATCGCGTTCGACAAGGCCTTCGAGCACTTCTACATCTCGTTCACGGGCCTCGAAGGCACCAGCACGGTCGACGAGTTCGCCGTGGAGGACGGCCGGCTCCAGCCGGACACCCGGCGGACCGTCCTCACCCAGACGCAGCCGTACGCGAACCACAACGGCGGGGACATCAAGTTCGGTCCCGACGGCTATCTGTACATCGCCTTCGGTGACGGCGGCTCCGGCGGCGACCCGCACGGCAACGGGCAGAAGCTCGACACCCTGCTCGGCAAGCTGCTGCGGATCGACCCGAGCGGAGGCGAGCCGTACGCGATCCCGGCGGACAACCCCTTCGTGGACGACGCGAACGCGAAGGACGAGATCTGGGCGTACGGGCTGCGCAATCCGTGGCGGTTCTCCTTCGACGCCGGCACGGGCGACCTGCTGATCGGCGATGTCGGTCAGAGCGACTGGGAGGAGGTCGACTGGGCCCCGGCGGACAGCAAGGGCGGTGAGAACTACGGCTGGGCCTCCATGGAAGGAACCCACCCCTTCCGCGGCGGCACGGAGCCCGCGAACCACGTCCCGCCGGTCCACGAGTACGACCGGACGGGCCTCGGCTGCTCGGTGACCGGCGGATTCGTCTACCGCGGCGACGCGCTCCCCGGCCTTCGGGGGAGCTATGTGTTCAGCGACTACTGCGACGGCACCCTGCGTACGCTCCAGTTGGAGAACGGTGAGGTGACCGGCGTCGGCGACCTCGGTGTCAGCGGCGGCGAGGTGATCTCGTTCGTCGAGGCCGGTGACGGCGAGCTGTACGTCCTCAGCAGCAACGGCGTCGTCTCCCGCGTCGATCCCGCGTGA
- a CDS encoding MFS transporter: protein MIISTKRRWLLLAVVSAGLLLITLDNSILYAALPTLVEDLGASSSEGLWIINAYPVVMAGLLLGSGTLGDRVGHRRMFLIGLVVFGAASLFAAFSTSPEALIAARAFLAVGAAAMMPATLALIRVTFDDERERNMAIAVWGTMAVVGSALGPIISGILLQHFWWGSVFIINIPVVLVAVVATLFVAPRDTPDPSKRWDLLSSLLALVALVGLVIAIKETAKAGPAPAVIATAVLAAAIGGWAFARRQRRLPYPLLDFAIFRNRAFLAGVLAAGFALFAIAGVQLVTTQRFQLVEGFTPLRAGFLVAAVALGAFPTAMLGGAILHRVGLLPLITGGLALGAVGTVLVLMNFATSMGLLITGLIITGSGLGAAMSVASSAIMGNVPARRAGMASSVEEVSYEFGSLVAVALLGSLLTAVYSATIDLPAGVPERARDSLDSALALAGEGAETNSALVTAASEAFDGAYLAVMIVVAAVLAVGALATGALLRRRGPGSALSGPAHH, encoded by the coding sequence ATGATCATCAGCACGAAGCGGCGGTGGCTGCTCCTGGCCGTGGTGAGCGCGGGACTCCTGTTGATCACGCTGGACAACTCCATCCTGTACGCGGCGCTGCCGACGCTCGTGGAGGATCTCGGCGCGAGCAGCTCCGAGGGGCTCTGGATCATCAACGCCTACCCGGTCGTGATGGCCGGCCTGCTGTTGGGCAGCGGCACGCTCGGCGACCGGGTGGGGCACCGGCGGATGTTCCTGATCGGCCTCGTGGTCTTCGGAGCCGCCTCGCTCTTCGCCGCCTTCTCCACCAGCCCGGAGGCACTGATCGCCGCGCGGGCCTTCCTCGCCGTAGGTGCGGCCGCGATGATGCCCGCCACGCTCGCCCTGATCCGCGTCACCTTCGACGACGAGCGCGAGCGCAACATGGCCATCGCGGTCTGGGGCACCATGGCGGTCGTGGGCAGCGCGCTGGGTCCGATCATCAGCGGAATCCTGCTGCAGCACTTCTGGTGGGGATCGGTCTTCATCATCAACATCCCGGTCGTCCTCGTGGCGGTCGTGGCCACGCTGTTCGTCGCCCCGCGAGACACCCCGGACCCGTCCAAGCGCTGGGACCTGCTCTCCTCACTCCTGGCGCTCGTCGCCCTGGTCGGCCTCGTCATCGCGATCAAGGAGACGGCGAAGGCCGGCCCCGCTCCGGCCGTCATCGCCACCGCCGTCCTCGCCGCCGCGATCGGCGGGTGGGCTTTCGCCCGACGCCAGCGCCGCCTGCCCTACCCCCTGCTGGACTTCGCGATCTTCCGCAACCGCGCCTTCCTCGCAGGGGTGCTGGCCGCCGGATTCGCCCTGTTCGCCATCGCCGGCGTGCAGCTCGTCACCACCCAGCGCTTCCAGCTCGTGGAGGGCTTCACCCCGCTGCGGGCCGGGTTCCTCGTCGCGGCCGTCGCCCTGGGCGCGTTCCCCACGGCGATGCTCGGAGGCGCGATCCTCCACCGGGTCGGCCTGCTGCCCCTCATCACCGGGGGCCTGGCCCTGGGGGCCGTCGGCACCGTGCTGGTGCTCATGAACTTCGCCACCAGCATGGGTCTCCTCATCACCGGGCTGATCATCACCGGCAGCGGACTCGGCGCGGCCATGTCCGTCGCGTCCAGCGCGATCATGGGCAACGTCCCGGCCCGCAGGGCGGGCATGGCCTCATCCGTCGAGGAGGTCTCCTACGAGTTCGGCAGCCTGGTGGCGGTCGCCCTCCTCGGCAGCCTGCTGACCGCCGTGTACTCCGCGACCATCGACCTCCCCGCCGGGGTGCCCGAGCGGGCGCGCGACAGCCTCGACAGCGCGCTCGCCCTGGCCGGGGAAGGGGCGGAGACCAACAGCGCGCTGGTCACCGCGGCGTCCGAGGCCTTCGACGGCGCGTACCTCGCCGTGATGATCGTGGTCGCCGCCGTGCTCGCCGTCGGCGCCCTCGCGACCGGTGCCCTGCTGCGACGCCGCGGCCCCGGCTCGGCACTGTCCGGCCCCGCGCACCACTGA